A single genomic interval of Streptomyces showdoensis harbors:
- a CDS encoding arsenate reductase family protein: protein MEIWINPACSKCRSALTLLDAEGADYTVRRYLEDVPSPDEIRAVLGRLGLEPWDITRTQEAAAKELGLRDWPRDEAGRDRWVEALAAHPKLIQRPIITAEDGTAVVARSEEAVRDALSR, encoded by the coding sequence ATGGAGATCTGGATCAATCCCGCCTGCTCGAAGTGCCGGAGCGCGCTCACCCTGCTGGACGCCGAGGGCGCCGACTACACCGTGCGGCGCTACCTGGAGGACGTGCCGAGCCCGGACGAGATCCGGGCCGTGCTCGGGCGGCTCGGCCTGGAGCCGTGGGACATCACGCGCACGCAGGAGGCCGCCGCGAAGGAGCTCGGGCTCAGGGACTGGCCGCGGGACGAGGCGGGCCGGGACCGCTGGGTCGAGGCGCTGGCCGCGCACCCGAAGCTGATCCAGCGGCCCATCATCACGGCGGAGGACGGCACCGCCGTCGTCGCCCGCTCCGAGGAGGCCGTGCGGGACGCGCTGTCCCGCTGA
- a CDS encoding ARPP-2 domain-containing protein: MTRIDLTGLEVRPAQVWGGVRLVPLVRAEPVAGLRLHRKVYAGGPGPATVEVGDGTAYSSYVPHGFVADWSDAGAEAAAYGTRLGEEPPAAVPVRRPARRRRGERRLRFLPLHLALEGYLALHFGGPSVAWEEWSAEAVRRGLSPRAEAAYAGWRVPGLEDALRVFEIHPGQCGTMLYVADALAAAFVVPHPEDYRVLHPTLVEDLFGELVHQYALYGAPVADFTASLESAAVRSLAQLRAAARAQERAWAEAHDGLMARDLLETPYAFEQVHRMGDFRLFRFLPPFLRSGREQHIGELISDHRGRTAYLKTFRLSEAQIRRGHLLRRLADCDWHLGRTAEALGTSYAELVERIRRAGFGALLNAHVVARRLRDTEEG; this comes from the coding sequence GTGACGCGGATCGATCTGACGGGCCTGGAGGTCCGGCCCGCCCAGGTGTGGGGCGGGGTGCGGCTCGTGCCGCTGGTGCGGGCGGAGCCGGTCGCGGGCCTGCGGCTGCACCGCAAGGTGTACGCGGGCGGCCCGGGCCCCGCCACGGTCGAGGTCGGCGACGGCACGGCGTACTCCTCGTACGTCCCGCACGGCTTCGTCGCCGACTGGTCGGATGCGGGTGCGGAGGCCGCCGCCTACGGGACCCGGCTCGGCGAGGAGCCGCCGGCGGCCGTGCCGGTGCGGCGGCCGGCCCGGCGCCGCCGGGGCGAGCGGCGGCTGCGGTTCCTGCCGCTGCACCTCGCCCTGGAGGGCTATCTGGCGCTCCACTTCGGCGGGCCGTCCGTCGCCTGGGAGGAGTGGTCCGCGGAGGCGGTGCGCCGGGGTCTGTCGCCGCGCGCGGAGGCCGCGTACGCCGGGTGGCGGGTGCCGGGCCTCGAGGACGCGCTGCGGGTCTTCGAGATCCATCCGGGGCAGTGCGGGACGATGCTGTACGTGGCGGACGCGCTCGCCGCCGCCTTCGTCGTGCCGCATCCCGAGGACTACCGGGTGCTGCATCCGACCCTGGTGGAGGACCTGTTCGGGGAGCTGGTGCACCAGTACGCGCTCTACGGGGCGCCGGTCGCGGACTTCACCGCCTCCCTGGAGAGCGCCGCCGTCCGTTCGCTCGCCCAGCTGCGCGCCGCCGCGCGGGCGCAGGAGCGGGCCTGGGCGGAGGCCCACGACGGCCTGATGGCGCGGGACCTGCTGGAGACCCCGTACGCCTTCGAGCAGGTCCACCGGATGGGGGACTTCCGGCTCTTCCGCTTCCTGCCGCCGTTCCTGCGGTCCGGGCGGGAACAGCACATCGGCGAGCTGATCAGCGACCACCGGGGGCGGACGGCGTACCTGAAGACCTTCCGGCTGTCGGAGGCCCAGATCCGGCGGGGTCACCTGCTGCGCCGGCTCGCGGACTGCGACTGGCACCTGGGGCGGACCGCGGAGGCGCTGGGGACCTCGTACGCCGAGCTGGTGGAGCGGATCCGGCGGGCCGGGTTCGGGGCGCTGCTGAACGCGCACGTCGTCGCACGGCGGCTGCGGGATACGGAGGAAGGCTGA
- the glnII gene encoding glutamine synthetase, with the protein MTFKAEYIWIDGTEPTAKLRSKTKIMPGTGAALEELPIWGFDGSSTNQAKGHASDRVLKPVFSCPDPIRGGDDVLVLCEVLNTDMTPHESNTRAALAEVYAKYAAQEPIFGIEQEYTFFDGERPLGFPVGGFPAPQGGYYCGVGADEIFGRDIVEAHLENCLTAGLGISGINAEVMPGQWEFQVGPLAPLEVADQLWVARWLLYRTAEDFKVSATLDPKPVKGDWNGAGAHTNFSTKAMREGYDAIITACESLGEGSKPLDHVKNYGAGIDDRLTGLHETAPWDQYSYGVSDRGASVRIPWQVEQDGKGYIEDRRPNANVDPYLVTRLIVDTCCEALERAGQV; encoded by the coding sequence GTGACCTTCAAGGCTGAGTACATCTGGATCGACGGCACCGAGCCGACCGCCAAGCTCCGCTCGAAGACGAAGATCATGCCCGGCACGGGTGCGGCCCTCGAAGAGCTGCCGATCTGGGGCTTCGACGGCTCCAGCACCAACCAGGCCAAGGGACACGCCTCGGACCGCGTCCTCAAGCCGGTCTTCTCCTGCCCGGACCCGATCCGCGGCGGCGACGACGTGCTGGTGCTGTGCGAGGTGCTCAACACGGACATGACGCCGCACGAGTCCAACACGCGTGCCGCGCTGGCCGAGGTGTACGCGAAGTACGCGGCCCAGGAGCCGATCTTCGGCATCGAGCAGGAGTACACCTTCTTCGACGGCGAGCGCCCGCTCGGCTTCCCGGTCGGCGGCTTCCCGGCCCCGCAGGGCGGCTACTACTGCGGCGTCGGCGCGGACGAGATCTTCGGCCGTGACATCGTCGAGGCGCACCTGGAGAACTGCCTGACGGCGGGCCTGGGCATCTCCGGCATCAACGCCGAGGTCATGCCCGGCCAGTGGGAGTTCCAGGTCGGCCCGCTGGCGCCGCTGGAGGTCGCCGACCAGCTGTGGGTGGCCCGCTGGCTGCTCTACCGCACGGCCGAGGACTTCAAGGTCTCCGCGACGCTGGACCCGAAGCCGGTGAAGGGCGACTGGAACGGCGCCGGCGCGCACACCAACTTCTCCACGAAGGCGATGCGCGAGGGCTACGACGCGATCATCACCGCGTGCGAGTCGCTGGGCGAGGGCTCGAAGCCGCTCGACCACGTCAAGAACTACGGCGCGGGCATCGACGACCGCCTGACCGGTCTGCACGAGACCGCCCCGTGGGACCAGTACTCCTACGGCGTCTCCGACCGCGGCGCCTCGGTCCGCATCCCGTGGCAGGTCGAGCAGGACGGCAAGGGCTACATCGAGGACCGCCGCCCGAACGCCAACGTGGACCCGTACCTGGTGACCCGCCTCATCGTGGACACCTGCTGCGAGGCCCTGGAGCGGGCCGGCCAGGTCTGA
- a CDS encoding PepSY-associated TM helix domain-containing protein, translated as MTVDDLARPETPEARTPEPAARPGGWAALRPLVLRLHFYAGVLVAPFLLLAAVSGLLYAVSVPAEKLVYAHELEVPVPADATALPLSRQVELARAANPDGTVTAVWPGAEPGATTRVLMADPEAPEGTSMGVFVDPYTGEIRGQLPSYGSSGALPLRTWISGLHVDLHLGELGRNYSELAASWLWVVALGGLLLWIGRRRKNRRALFLPERGPKSRRRTLSWHGTVGLWTVAGLVALSATGLTWSRYAGENIGSVQDRLGGATPALSAAVTPGGAAGGGEHAGHGAGHQPAPAAPKGTDIGIDKAVEAARAAGIDSSSISVVLPAEGAGYVVKETDKQFPVELDSVAVNPADGTVLDELRFADYPLLAKLTRIGIDAHMGVFLGLFNQLALAALGLALVLLVVWGYRMWWLRRPGRPVARGAWRKAPVTTLLPLLAGTALVGWFVPMLGLSLLLFLAVDVTAGFVAKVRAGRGPDPAGTA; from the coding sequence ATGACCGTCGACGACCTCGCGCGCCCGGAAACCCCCGAGGCCCGCACCCCCGAACCCGCCGCCAGACCGGGCGGCTGGGCGGCCCTGCGCCCGCTCGTGCTGCGCCTGCACTTCTACGCGGGCGTCCTCGTCGCCCCCTTCCTCCTCCTCGCCGCCGTCAGCGGACTGCTCTACGCGGTGTCCGTCCCGGCCGAGAAGCTCGTGTACGCGCACGAGCTCGAGGTCCCCGTCCCGGCCGACGCCACGGCGCTGCCGCTCTCCCGCCAGGTCGAGCTGGCCCGCGCGGCCAACCCCGACGGCACCGTCACGGCCGTGTGGCCCGGCGCCGAGCCCGGTGCCACCACCCGGGTCCTGATGGCCGACCCCGAGGCCCCCGAGGGCACCTCGATGGGCGTCTTCGTCGACCCGTACACCGGCGAGATACGCGGGCAGCTGCCCAGCTACGGCAGCTCCGGCGCGCTCCCGCTGCGCACCTGGATCTCCGGGCTCCACGTGGACCTGCACCTCGGCGAGCTCGGCCGCAACTACAGCGAGCTGGCCGCCAGCTGGCTGTGGGTGGTCGCGCTCGGCGGCCTGCTGCTGTGGATCGGCCGACGCCGCAAGAACCGGCGGGCGCTCTTCCTGCCCGAGCGCGGCCCGAAGTCGCGCCGCCGCACCCTCTCCTGGCACGGCACGGTCGGCCTGTGGACGGTGGCCGGTCTGGTCGCGCTCTCCGCGACCGGTCTGACCTGGTCGCGGTACGCGGGCGAGAACATCGGCTCCGTCCAGGACCGGCTCGGCGGGGCGACCCCGGCGCTGTCCGCGGCCGTCACCCCCGGCGGCGCGGCGGGCGGCGGCGAGCACGCGGGCCACGGCGCCGGCCACCAGCCGGCACCCGCCGCCCCGAAGGGCACCGACATCGGCATCGACAAGGCCGTCGAGGCGGCCCGCGCGGCCGGGATCGACAGCTCCTCGATCTCCGTCGTGCTGCCCGCGGAGGGCGCCGGCTACGTGGTCAAGGAGACGGACAAGCAGTTCCCGGTCGAGCTGGACTCGGTGGCCGTGAACCCGGCCGACGGGACCGTCCTCGACGAGCTCCGCTTCGCCGACTACCCGCTTCTGGCCAAGCTCACCCGGATCGGCATCGACGCCCACATGGGCGTCTTCCTCGGCCTGTTCAACCAGCTGGCGCTCGCCGCCCTCGGGCTCGCGCTCGTCCTGCTGGTCGTGTGGGGCTACCGCATGTGGTGGCTGCGCCGCCCGGGCCGCCCGGTCGCCCGCGGCGCCTGGCGCAAGGCCCCGGTGACGACGCTGCTGCCGCTGCTCGCGGGGACCGCCCTGGTGGGCTGGTTCGTGCCGATGCTCGGCCTCAGCCTGCTGCTGTTCCTGGCCGTGGACGTGACGGCCGGGTTCGTGGCGAAGGTCCGGGCCGGGCGCGGCCCGGACCCCGCCGGAACGGCCTGA
- a CDS encoding winged helix-turn-helix domain-containing protein has protein sequence MAHTQAAATLTPLRPRVDRADRHRLRAVDPDEVAGLAQVADFLPPGATLLPAPQHALPTLPGRPPMVGYLVLLPADQQPPAPVAAAPAGEQGPVAIDGVQRVAVVDGRALDLTYLEFELLAHLVAHPHRVHTRDQLVTTVWGYGHVGDGRTVDVHVARLRRKLGAEHRHTIQTVRRVGYKYTP, from the coding sequence ATGGCCCATACCCAGGCTGCCGCCACCCTCACCCCCCTCCGCCCCCGCGTGGACCGTGCCGACCGGCACCGGCTGCGCGCCGTCGACCCCGACGAGGTCGCCGGCCTCGCGCAGGTCGCGGACTTCCTGCCGCCGGGCGCCACCCTGCTGCCCGCGCCCCAGCACGCCCTGCCCACGCTGCCCGGCCGGCCGCCGATGGTCGGCTACCTGGTGCTGCTGCCGGCCGACCAGCAGCCGCCCGCCCCGGTGGCGGCGGCGCCGGCCGGCGAGCAGGGGCCCGTGGCCATCGACGGCGTCCAGCGGGTCGCCGTCGTGGACGGCCGGGCGCTGGACCTGACGTATCTGGAGTTCGAACTGCTCGCCCATCTCGTGGCCCACCCGCACCGGGTGCACACCCGTGACCAGCTGGTCACGACGGTGTGGGGGTACGGGCACGTCGGCGACGGCCGGACCGTGGACGTCCACGTGGCCCGGCTGCGCCGCAAGCTGGGCGCCGAGCACCGCCACACGATCCAGACCGTGCGGCGGGTCGGCTACAAGTACACCCCCTGA
- a CDS encoding Gfo/Idh/MocA family protein, which produces MTKIPGAKPRIGLLGTGPWAERTHAPALAAHPGVEFSGVWGRRPEAAAALAAGFGTRAFAGVDALFEASDAVALALPPDVQAPLAARAAAAGCHVILDKPVATSVGTARDLAAAVTAAGVASVVFCTLRFAEPTARWIGEQTAAGGWFLGEAHWLGSLFAPGSESAYAASPWRRDKGGLWDVGPHVLSVYLPVLGDVTSVTCARGPADTRHLVLRHTSGASSTATLTLSAPPGAAEAALSLYGERGRVTMPGWDGALDAFGGAVDALLEAVRSGEPHPCDVRFGARLTEILAEAEAASA; this is translated from the coding sequence ATGACGAAGATCCCCGGCGCGAAGCCCCGTATCGGTCTGCTCGGCACCGGCCCCTGGGCCGAGCGCACGCACGCGCCCGCCCTCGCGGCGCATCCGGGCGTGGAGTTCAGCGGGGTGTGGGGCAGGCGCCCCGAGGCCGCGGCGGCGCTCGCCGCCGGGTTCGGGACCCGGGCCTTCGCGGGGGTCGACGCCCTCTTCGAGGCGAGCGACGCCGTCGCCCTCGCGCTGCCGCCGGACGTCCAGGCCCCGCTCGCGGCCCGCGCGGCGGCCGCCGGCTGCCACGTGATCCTCGACAAGCCGGTGGCGACCTCGGTCGGCACGGCCCGGGACCTGGCGGCGGCGGTGACCGCGGCCGGGGTCGCGTCCGTGGTCTTCTGCACCCTCCGCTTCGCGGAGCCCACCGCCCGCTGGATCGGCGAACAGACGGCGGCGGGCGGCTGGTTCCTCGGCGAGGCGCACTGGCTGGGCTCCCTCTTCGCACCGGGCTCCGAGAGCGCGTACGCGGCCTCGCCGTGGCGGCGCGACAAGGGCGGCCTGTGGGACGTCGGCCCGCACGTCCTCTCCGTCTACCTGCCCGTCCTCGGCGACGTCACCTCGGTGACCTGCGCCCGGGGGCCCGCCGACACCCGGCACCTGGTGCTGCGCCACACCTCGGGCGCGAGCAGCACCGCGACCCTCACCCTCAGCGCCCCGCCCGGGGCCGCCGAGGCCGCGCTCTCGCTGTACGGGGAGCGGGGGCGGGTGACGATGCCGGGCTGGGACGGCGCCCTGGACGCCTTCGGAGGCGCGGTGGACGCCCTCCTGGAGGCGGTCCGCAGCGGAGAGCCGCACCCCTGCGACGTGCGTTTCGGGGCGCGGCTCACCGAGATCCTGGCGGAGGCCGAGGCGGCGTCCGCCTGA